From the genome of Streptacidiphilus rugosus AM-16, one region includes:
- a CDS encoding cold-shock protein, whose amino-acid sequence MANGTVKWFNAEKGFGFIEQEGGGPDVFAHYSNINANGFRELLEGQKVEFDVAQGQKGPQAENIRPL is encoded by the coding sequence ATGGCTAATGGCACTGTGAAGTGGTTCAACGCGGAAAAGGGCTTCGGCTTCATCGAGCAGGAGGGTGGCGGCCCGGACGTCTTCGCCCACTACTCGAACATCAACGCCAACGGCTTCCGTGAGCTGCTCGAGGGCCAGAAGGTCGAGTTCGACGTCGCGCAGGGCCAGAAGGGCCCGCAGGCCGAGAACATTCGTCCGCTGTAG
- a CDS encoding replication-relaxation family protein, with amino-acid sequence MTDIDVPYTVLACLYLHRMATTAHLHHLVGIARQQAATRRLLRELAADELVISVNLPGPGRTKLWLLTAAGRDLCQAMPEVRGREYPLVQGTHLRRRAPHSLDVLRTHLAFLAEARQRGDEYGPLDWEPEVYHRLSDQRADAVIADALMRYTINGPSGSRRQLRAFVEVDRATMSSERLASKLMAYGRFLDYAPLPVGAARRRQTTAAQVPVWQRSYPVYPRVLFVLTGASRTVMERRVADLQAMAVANPLAARLAQVVPLGAAILEDLQEQGPSAPVWTPLAGDDLTRRGWSEL; translated from the coding sequence ATGACCGACATCGACGTCCCGTACACGGTGCTGGCCTGCCTCTACCTGCACCGCATGGCCACCACCGCGCACCTGCACCACCTGGTGGGCATCGCGCGCCAGCAAGCCGCCACCCGCCGCCTGCTGCGCGAACTGGCAGCTGACGAGCTGGTCATCTCGGTCAACCTTCCCGGGCCGGGCCGCACCAAGCTGTGGCTGCTCACCGCCGCCGGCCGAGACCTGTGCCAGGCCATGCCCGAGGTACGCGGCCGCGAGTACCCCCTGGTCCAGGGCACCCATCTGCGCCGCCGCGCACCCCACAGCCTGGACGTCCTGCGCACCCACCTGGCCTTCCTGGCCGAGGCCCGCCAGCGCGGCGACGAGTACGGGCCACTGGACTGGGAACCCGAGGTCTACCACCGCCTGTCCGACCAGCGCGCCGACGCCGTCATTGCGGACGCGCTGATGCGCTACACCATCAACGGCCCAAGCGGCTCACGCCGACAACTGCGGGCCTTCGTCGAAGTCGACCGCGCCACCATGTCCAGCGAACGCCTCGCATCAAAACTCATGGCCTACGGGCGCTTCCTGGACTACGCCCCACTCCCGGTCGGTGCGGCACGCCGCCGCCAGACCACGGCCGCGCAGGTCCCGGTCTGGCAGCGCTCCTACCCGGTCTATCCGCGCGTCCTGTTCGTGCTGACCGGTGCCTCGCGCACCGTGATGGAGCGTCGGGTTGCGGACCTGCAGGCGATGGCCGTCGCTAACCCGCTGGCCGCCCGCCTGGCCCAAGTCGTCCCGCTCGGCGCAGCCATCCTTGAGGACCTCCAAGAGCAGGGCCCGTCGGCACCGGTCTGGACGCCGCTGGCCGGAGACGACCTGACGAGGCGAGGGTGGTCCGAGCTGTGA
- a CDS encoding P-loop NTPase family protein: MTGLTKDLFRLLIRFAVLLGHTPAWLSGHLVVITICALPLVSAAWFLRERLTAKILDHRVRYILQPARSFDPCAEEIIRGAAVLLRAARSGPWWAPACAKAVRIRMRADGTTDAPLAYSVEGHVSARHLLSTTPYDQVTVQRGRPVRDRVRQHTLRAEFALAGDPAATLRQVPLQPDPLQPIVDAVAAVRADLGDLAEVVLDLQPVPNWRLRLKRWQLAAAARARAQAQARKATRRAIADTDTARDSVTYQLAHLLESGFGTGVPARRLTMPVRPRPVDTRQVWGRLADDIGLVRLQLLVRCASDHKGRAERALKTLTAAMDLYAGRSRLRVDGTRLGPWQWSANHTMRRRGFDRRWNTGRLHPHTDSWLNIHELAGWLKPPTVHCRQPLTAAALPVYQLGEPLMPQGWYRSPDGTTRLIASPLSESLFSVSVGKSFYGKTTRAVVQAIAVALAGDGVFFVDPHADSWTAAAPFLAHDQLRDRVWRIDLTGRHDTARLPSWNPLGMDAGQRADEVVRATVDSFGLVLGWDDHTAPRATTIFFKALEALVEINRLAAQAGQPAAQATVFQVRTLLTDPAFREAVLAKLPAAAKAWWTTTFTGYGYDALAPVLNPLDRLAADPVARALLGAPTGKWNARAAMDRRRIVWLCLGGTGPTQRLLVNLLLRDVFRAGLSRGDLPETKRKPFHVWLDEMISLDQAGAGSTIADITEQLRKFGIRLHVLVQLLERINAGTRASLLQNASMLSTTAGSLDSVRAVTEQWHGALSVRQVAELPRYHHALSFTAGGTQRGPLTVRGPQPGEVFAALRSDKHLGDLTQASARALGARAAATLHRIADQHDQKVADFLRRPTATPRTTKTAARVELAKPTTTTEFE; encoded by the coding sequence GTGACCGGGCTGACAAAGGACCTGTTCCGGCTGCTGATCCGCTTCGCGGTCCTGCTGGGGCACACCCCCGCGTGGCTGTCCGGGCACCTGGTCGTGATCACCATCTGCGCGCTGCCACTGGTCAGCGCCGCCTGGTTCCTGCGCGAGCGGCTCACCGCCAAGATCCTCGACCACCGGGTGCGCTACATCCTCCAGCCCGCGCGCTCGTTCGACCCCTGCGCCGAGGAGATCATCCGCGGTGCCGCAGTGCTGCTGCGGGCCGCACGCTCGGGACCGTGGTGGGCGCCGGCGTGCGCGAAGGCGGTCCGGATCCGGATGCGCGCCGACGGCACCACGGATGCCCCGCTCGCCTACAGCGTCGAAGGGCATGTCAGCGCCCGGCACCTGCTGTCCACCACCCCCTACGACCAGGTCACCGTCCAACGGGGACGCCCGGTCCGGGACCGGGTGCGACAGCACACCCTGCGCGCCGAGTTCGCCCTGGCAGGCGATCCCGCCGCAACGCTGCGCCAGGTGCCGCTGCAGCCCGACCCGCTGCAGCCGATCGTCGATGCCGTCGCCGCGGTCCGCGCCGACCTCGGCGACCTGGCCGAGGTCGTCCTGGACCTGCAGCCGGTCCCGAACTGGCGCCTGCGACTCAAGCGCTGGCAGCTCGCCGCAGCAGCCCGGGCCCGCGCCCAAGCGCAGGCCCGCAAGGCCACCCGGCGTGCGATCGCGGACACCGACACGGCGAGGGACTCGGTCACCTACCAACTCGCCCACCTCCTCGAGAGCGGATTCGGCACCGGCGTTCCCGCTCGGCGCCTGACGATGCCAGTCCGGCCCCGCCCCGTCGACACCCGCCAGGTCTGGGGCCGCCTGGCCGACGACATCGGCCTGGTCCGCCTCCAGCTCCTGGTCCGCTGCGCCTCCGACCACAAGGGCCGCGCCGAACGCGCCCTCAAAACCTTGACTGCTGCGATGGACCTCTACGCCGGACGCTCCCGCCTGCGCGTGGACGGCACCCGCCTGGGCCCGTGGCAGTGGAGCGCCAACCACACCATGCGCCGCCGCGGTTTCGACCGCCGCTGGAACACCGGGCGGCTCCACCCTCACACGGACTCCTGGCTGAACATCCACGAACTCGCCGGATGGCTCAAGCCCCCCACCGTCCACTGCCGCCAACCGCTGACCGCCGCAGCCCTGCCGGTCTACCAACTGGGTGAGCCGCTGATGCCCCAGGGCTGGTACCGCAGCCCCGACGGCACCACCCGGCTCATTGCCTCACCGCTCTCGGAGTCACTGTTCTCGGTGTCGGTCGGCAAGAGTTTCTACGGCAAGACCACCCGCGCCGTCGTCCAGGCCATCGCCGTCGCACTCGCCGGTGACGGCGTCTTCTTCGTCGACCCGCACGCCGACTCCTGGACCGCAGCCGCACCCTTCCTCGCCCACGACCAACTGCGGGATCGGGTATGGCGGATCGACCTGACCGGCCGCCACGACACCGCCCGCCTGCCCTCGTGGAACCCACTCGGCATGGACGCCGGCCAACGCGCCGACGAAGTGGTGCGCGCAACAGTGGACTCCTTCGGACTCGTCCTCGGCTGGGACGACCACACCGCACCGCGCGCCACCACCATCTTCTTCAAAGCCCTCGAGGCACTGGTCGAGATCAACCGGCTGGCCGCCCAAGCGGGGCAACCGGCCGCGCAGGCCACCGTGTTCCAGGTCCGCACCCTGCTCACCGACCCGGCGTTCCGCGAAGCCGTCCTCGCCAAGCTCCCTGCTGCGGCGAAGGCGTGGTGGACCACCACCTTCACCGGCTACGGTTACGACGCGCTCGCCCCGGTCCTCAACCCCCTGGACCGCCTCGCCGCCGACCCGGTCGCCCGCGCCCTGCTCGGCGCCCCCACCGGCAAATGGAACGCGCGTGCGGCCATGGACCGCCGCCGGATTGTGTGGCTGTGCCTGGGCGGCACCGGCCCCACTCAGCGCCTCCTGGTCAACCTCCTGCTGCGCGACGTCTTCCGCGCCGGCCTTTCCCGCGGCGACCTGCCGGAGACGAAGCGCAAGCCGTTCCACGTCTGGCTGGACGAGATGATCTCCCTCGACCAGGCCGGCGCCGGCTCCACCATCGCGGACATCACCGAGCAGCTGCGCAAGTTCGGCATCCGCCTCCATGTCCTGGTCCAGCTGCTGGAGCGCATCAACGCAGGCACCCGCGCCTCTCTCCTGCAGAACGCGTCCATGCTCTCCACCACCGCGGGCTCCCTCGACTCCGTCCGGGCCGTCACCGAGCAGTGGCACGGCGCTCTCTCGGTACGGCAGGTCGCCGAACTGCCCCGCTACCACCACGCCCTCTCCTTCACTGCCGGCGGCACACAGCGCGGCCCGCTGACCGTGCGCGGCCCCCAACCAGGAGAAGTCTTCGCCGCCCTGCGCAGCGACAAGCACCTCGGCGACCTCACCCAGGCCAGCGCCCGTGCCCTCGGTGCCCGTGCAGCGGCCACCTTGCACCGCATCGCCGACCAGCACGACCAGAAGGTCGCGGACTTCCTCCGCCGCCCTACGGCCACACCCCGCACGACTAAAACGGCCGCCCGGGTGGAGCTGGCCAAGCCCACCACGACCACGGAGTTCGAATGA